The Candidatus Kryptonium sp. genome contains a region encoding:
- a CDS encoding transglutaminase-like domain-containing protein, which produces MISEGYIVSLVKLLDDEDASVSKIAYEKLLNLGSNALPMLLKIKDVASDKAKSLLLEIVDVIRYRKYVDDVISFFAAPEKDIEKGSFLVAKFAYSEVNFKHYSEILDLMAVELRKRIYTKENFYDIVETVNKFFFVEQGFRGNMENYYDIDNALINRVIDRRLGIPITLSLIYILVGKRVNLPVCGIAMPGHFIVRYESNGFEIYVDPFDSGRIMTRAECEKFVSQIGYSEKDIYFKRATPELFVKLMFENLALAYKSNGYIANAQRLIEIIKLIENFR; this is translated from the coding sequence GTGATCTCAGAGGGATACATAGTTTCGCTTGTCAAACTTCTTGATGATGAAGATGCCTCGGTTTCTAAAATTGCTTACGAGAAGCTTCTAAATTTGGGGAGCAATGCGCTCCCAATGCTTTTAAAGATTAAAGATGTTGCGAGTGATAAAGCCAAAAGTTTATTGCTTGAGATCGTTGATGTTATAAGATATAGAAAATATGTTGACGATGTTATTTCGTTTTTCGCTGCTCCTGAAAAAGACATTGAAAAAGGTTCCTTCCTTGTTGCTAAGTTTGCTTATTCCGAAGTTAATTTTAAGCATTATTCAGAGATACTTGATTTAATGGCAGTTGAATTGAGAAAGAGGATTTACACGAAGGAAAATTTTTATGATATCGTTGAAACGGTGAATAAATTCTTCTTCGTTGAACAAGGTTTTAGGGGAAATATGGAGAATTACTACGATATTGATAATGCTTTGATAAATCGCGTCATAGACAGACGTCTTGGTATACCGATAACTCTTTCCCTGATTTATATACTTGTTGGAAAAAGAGTAAATTTGCCTGTGTGTGGTATTGCAATGCCAGGTCATTTTATTGTAAGATATGAGTCAAATGGTTTTGAGATTTATGTTGATCCATTTGATAGTGGTAGGATAATGACAAGAGCGGAATGCGAAAAGTTTGTTTCTCAAATTGGTTATTCGGAAAAAGATATTTATTTTAAACGCGCAACGCCAGAGTTGTTTGTAAAGTTAATGTTTGAGAATCTTGCACTTGCTTATAAAAGCAACGGGTATATTGCGAACGCTCAAAGGTTAATTGAGATAATAAAACTAATTGAGAATTTCAGATGA
- a CDS encoding 3-oxoacyl-ACP reductase FabG yields MGSKVALITGSGRRLGRQIAIALAQSGFDIVVNYNQSKNEAEKTIDKIKDLGREAIAIKADITKSSQVKKMVEKAIEKFGQIDVLVNNAAIFPKPVKFWEISDELWDHVLNTNLKGQFLCSREVVKFMLERKKGKIINIASLGGLQVWTEHIAYNVAKAGLIMLTKAMAKALAPYITVNAIAPGTIIIPGEESGEIKHIPEHKIPLKRYGKPSDITDMVVFLATKGDYITGQVIFVDGGRSIL; encoded by the coding sequence ATGGGTTCAAAGGTTGCACTTATCACTGGTTCTGGAAGGAGGTTGGGAAGGCAAATTGCGATTGCCCTTGCCCAATCTGGTTTTGATATAGTTGTTAATTATAATCAATCAAAAAATGAAGCGGAGAAAACGATAGATAAAATAAAAGATCTTGGCAGAGAAGCGATCGCTATAAAAGCAGATATCACGAAAAGCTCGCAAGTAAAAAAGATGGTTGAAAAAGCTATTGAGAAGTTTGGACAAATAGATGTCCTCGTGAACAATGCTGCTATTTTCCCTAAACCAGTTAAGTTTTGGGAGATAAGCGATGAACTTTGGGATCATGTGCTTAATACAAACTTGAAAGGACAATTTTTATGTTCAAGGGAGGTAGTTAAGTTCATGCTTGAGAGAAAAAAAGGGAAAATAATTAACATTGCTTCACTCGGTGGTTTGCAAGTTTGGACTGAACATATAGCTTATAATGTCGCAAAGGCTGGATTGATAATGTTAACTAAGGCGATGGCGAAAGCACTTGCGCCGTATATAACTGTGAACGCAATTGCCCCTGGAACTATAATAATTCCCGGAGAGGAATCTGGCGAGATTAAACATATCCCAGAGCATAAGATTCCGCTGAAAAGATATGGAAAGCCCTCCGATATAACTGACATGGTTGTATTTTTGGCAACCAAAGGTGATTATATAACTGGTCAGGTTATCTTTGTTGATGGTGGAAGGTCAATTTTATAA
- the ispE gene encoding 4-(cytidine 5'-diphospho)-2-C-methyl-D-erythritol kinase has product MDRIKLLSPAKINIGLRVLRKRGDGYHDIETIFHEVKLYDEIEIEISDYVELETNSSDVPVGFENLCLKAVRIFLESFGVHSGVKIYLKKNIPVGAGLGGGSSNSATVLKGLNILFGIGADDEHLSELGSLIGSDVPFFIKGGTAYATGRGEIIEPIDVEIPYKIVIVYPNIKVSTAWAYGNLKLRNHEGKESLKKVLLENIDKPHILKELVTNDFEEIVFSHFPIVGEVKERFYELGSVFSLMSGSGSAVFGFFEEIGEEKRREILKVFSGYQVFILS; this is encoded by the coding sequence ATGGACAGGATAAAACTTCTCTCGCCGGCGAAGATAAACATCGGATTAAGAGTTTTAAGAAAACGAGGCGATGGTTATCATGATATAGAGACGATTTTTCACGAGGTGAAACTTTATGACGAGATTGAAATTGAAATCTCCGATTATGTTGAATTAGAAACTAATTCAAGCGATGTGCCGGTCGGTTTTGAAAATCTGTGTTTGAAAGCTGTCAGAATTTTCTTGGAAAGTTTTGGTGTTCATTCAGGGGTGAAAATTTATCTTAAAAAGAACATACCAGTTGGAGCTGGTCTTGGTGGGGGAAGCAGTAATTCAGCGACCGTCTTGAAAGGGCTTAACATTTTATTTGGGATCGGTGCTGACGATGAACATCTAAGCGAGCTTGGAAGTTTGATCGGCTCCGATGTCCCGTTTTTTATAAAAGGTGGAACTGCCTATGCAACAGGTAGAGGTGAGATAATTGAACCAATTGATGTTGAAATTCCTTATAAAATTGTCATTGTTTATCCTAATATTAAAGTTTCAACTGCGTGGGCATATGGAAATTTGAAATTGAGGAACCATGAAGGCAAAGAAAGTTTGAAAAAAGTTTTGCTTGAAAACATTGATAAGCCCCATATTTTGAAAGAATTGGTCACAAATGATTTTGAGGAGATCGTTTTTTCGCATTTTCCAATTGTTGGTGAGGTGAAGGAAAGGTTTTATGAGCTTGGTTCTGTTTTCTCGCTTATGTCTGGCAGTGGCTCTGCGGTTTTTGGATTTTTTGAAGAGATAGGTGAAGAGAAACGAAGAGAAATTTTGAAGGTGTTCTCTGGATATCAAGTTTTCATATTGAGTTGA
- a CDS encoding cob(I)yrinic acid a,c-diamide adenosyltransferase, with amino-acid sequence MKIYTRTGDDGTTSLFAGGRVKKDNLRVEAYGTIDELNAILGIVRAISKDSMINEIIVDTQNLLFILGADLATPMGVENIKVKRITKDDVEKIEKFIDKIDENLEPLKNFILPGGTLLASFLHLARTVCRRAERRIVSFSEKEKINENVIPFVNRLSDLLFVLARYANKIENVDDIKWTG; translated from the coding sequence ATGAAAATCTACACGAGAACAGGAGATGATGGTACGACATCACTTTTCGCGGGTGGAAGAGTGAAAAAGGATAATCTTAGGGTTGAAGCTTACGGGACTATTGATGAACTTAATGCGATCCTCGGGATCGTTAGAGCAATTTCAAAAGATAGTATGATCAACGAGATAATCGTAGATACTCAAAATCTGCTTTTCATACTTGGCGCTGATCTCGCAACTCCAATGGGGGTTGAAAATATCAAGGTGAAAAGAATTACGAAGGATGATGTTGAAAAAATTGAAAAGTTTATTGATAAGATAGATGAAAATCTTGAGCCGTTGAAGAATTTTATACTTCCTGGTGGAACTTTGCTTGCTTCTTTTTTGCATCTTGCGCGAACTGTCTGCAGACGCGCTGAACGAAGAATAGTTTCTTTTTCTGAAAAAGAGAAAATCAACGAAAATGTGATACCATTTGTTAACCGCCTTTCGGATTTACTTTTTGTGCTTGCAAGATATGCGAACAAAATTGAAAATGTTGATGACATAAAATGGACAGGATAA
- a CDS encoding TIGR00730 family Rossman fold protein has product MSKENIERDEEKLIANANRQPVKAYKNLKFLNSPDARVLRILAEYLEPLSRFKKYQIVDTIVFFGSARAKPMKEAKARLREIESEIKELEAKGKVVPQSLIDAKAKAEMDVFMARYYEDAVELARLITEWSKGLSDANGYRFVVCSGGGPGIMEAANRGASKAKGLSIGLNISLPYEQKPNPYITNELAFEFHYFFMRKFWFVYLAKALVIFPGGYGTLDELFEVLTLLQTKKIKKKLLVLIYGSEYWKKIINFDAMVEYGVIDKDDLKLFKFADSPLEAFEYLKNELTKHHL; this is encoded by the coding sequence ATGTCAAAAGAGAACATTGAAAGAGATGAGGAAAAATTAATCGCAAATGCAAATAGGCAACCTGTGAAAGCGTATAAAAACCTAAAATTTTTGAACAGCCCTGATGCGAGGGTGTTGAGAATCCTCGCAGAATATCTTGAGCCATTGTCAAGATTTAAGAAATATCAAATTGTTGATACGATCGTTTTCTTCGGCTCAGCAAGAGCAAAACCAATGAAAGAAGCTAAGGCAAGATTGCGGGAGATTGAATCTGAAATAAAAGAGTTGGAAGCGAAGGGCAAAGTTGTGCCACAAAGTTTGATTGATGCGAAGGCAAAGGCAGAAATGGATGTCTTCATGGCAAGATATTACGAAGACGCGGTTGAACTTGCAAGATTGATAACGGAGTGGTCAAAAGGACTTAGCGATGCGAACGGATATCGCTTCGTTGTTTGTTCTGGAGGTGGACCTGGGATTATGGAAGCGGCAAACAGAGGAGCCAGTAAAGCAAAGGGTTTAAGTATAGGACTTAACATAAGCTTGCCATATGAGCAAAAGCCAAATCCATACATAACAAATGAGCTTGCTTTTGAATTTCATTATTTCTTCATGAGAAAATTTTGGTTTGTCTATCTTGCTAAAGCGCTGGTCATATTTCCCGGGGGTTATGGGACTCTTGATGAACTTTTTGAAGTCCTTACACTTCTTCAAACTAAGAAAATTAAAAAGAAATTGCTTGTCTTGATTTACGGAAGCGAATACTGGAAAAAGATAATTAATTTTGATGCGATGGTTGAATATGGCGTGATAGATAAAGATGATTTGAAACTTTTCAAATTTGCCGACTCGCCTCTTGAAGCGTTTGAATACCTGAAAAATGAATTAACAAAACATCACTTGTGA
- a CDS encoding GAF domain-containing protein codes for MEQIVIKGQTKEEIYSELLPQIKSLIEDEPDLIANLANVSSALKQAFPSFSWVGFYLMKGNELVLGPFQGKLACTRIKIGSGVCGTAVLKKETIIVPDVEKFPGHIYCDPDSKSEIVVPLIKDGEVLGVLDIDSYELNNFDEVDKIYLERLVSLLISKL; via the coding sequence ATGGAGCAAATAGTTATAAAGGGTCAAACAAAGGAGGAGATATATTCAGAACTTTTGCCACAAATAAAATCTCTGATTGAGGATGAACCTGATCTAATTGCAAATCTTGCGAATGTTTCATCTGCTTTAAAGCAAGCATTTCCTTCTTTTTCTTGGGTTGGTTTTTACCTAATGAAGGGAAATGAACTTGTCCTTGGTCCATTTCAGGGAAAACTTGCTTGCACGAGGATAAAAATTGGTTCGGGCGTATGTGGGACAGCAGTTTTAAAAAAGGAAACGATAATTGTCCCAGATGTTGAAAAATTTCCAGGGCATATTTATTGTGATCCTGATTCAAAATCTGAGATAGTTGTTCCATTGATCAAAGATGGTGAGGTTCTCGGTGTTCTTGATATTGATAGTTATGAATTAAACAATTTTGATGAAGTTGATAAAATTTACCTTGAGAGACTTGTCAGTTTGTTGATTTCAAAATTATAA